The Sebastes umbrosus isolate fSebUmb1 chromosome 19, fSebUmb1.pri, whole genome shotgun sequence genome has a segment encoding these proteins:
- the mvb12ba gene encoding multivesicular body subunit 12Ba: MPEVRDLSEALPEMPMDPITGVGVVASRNRAPTGYDVVSTTTDGLDADLWKDGLFKSKVTRYLCFTRVFSKENSHLGNVLVDMKLIDIKDTLPVGFIPIQETVDTQEQAFRKRRLCIKFIPRDSTEAAICDIRILGRSKQAPPQYTFIGELNNMGIWYRMGNVPRAQDSTFTPTTNNIQNVNSSSGSAPVPTAPMPKHISMTLPASFRGKNTTRPDYEHQNSNLYAISAMDGVPFMVSEKFACASSDLQQVDLMGITIKSLAEIEKEYDYSFRTEHSAAARLPPSPTRTSLSSEA, encoded by the exons CAGGGCTCCCACTGGATATGATGTG GTCTCTACAACAACAGACGGCCTGGATGCTGACCTGTGGAAAGATGGCCTTTTCAAATCCAAGGTGACCCGCTACCTCTGCTTCACAAGGGTCTTCTCTAAAGAAAAT AGCCATTTAGGCAATGTTCTTGTGGACATGAAGCTGATCGATATAAAGGACACTCTGCCTGTGGGTTTCATCCCAATCCAGGAGACTGTTGACACTC AGGAGCAGGCCTTCAGGAAGAGGCGACTCTGCATCAAGTTTATTCCACGGGACTCCACAGAGGCCGCCATCTGTGACATCCGCATCCTGGGACGCTCCAAGCAGGCCCCCCCTCAGTACACCTTTATCGG AGAGCTCAACAACATGGGAATCTGGTATCGCATGGGGAACGTACCTCGGGCCCAGGACTCCACATTCACCCCAACCACCAACAACATCCAGAATGTGAACTCCTCCTCCGGCTCAGCCCCAGTCCCAACCGCTCCTATGCCCAA ACATATTTCTATGACCCTCCCAGCCAGCTTCAGAGGGAAGAACACCACCAGACCAGACTATGAGCACCAGAACTCCAACCTGTATGCTATCTCAG CAATGGATGGAGTGCCTTTCATGGTCTCTGAGAAGTTTGCCTGTGCCTCATCCGAT CTGCAGCAGGTGGATCTGATGGGCATTACAATCAAGTCACTGGCTGAGATTGAGAAAGAG TATGATTACAGTTTCCGCACAGAGCACAGCGCAGCAGCTCGACTCCCTCCCAGTCCAACAAGGACCTCCCTGAGCTCTGAGGCCTGA
- the mapkap1 gene encoding target of rapamycin complex 2 subunit MAPKAP1: protein MAFLDNPAIILAHIRQSHVTSDDTGMCEMVLIDQDVDLEKCQLALVPGSSCGSTGSESLSEGGSSVTDNHACDLSQSMDITSSWDFGIRRRSNTAQRLERLRKERQNQIKCKNIQWKERSSSHSVDDLGSLFEKRDYKDRPRSTGTKSTLSLRLEQCPQQLNNPFNEYSKFDGKGHIGTTATKKIDVYLSMQMAQEKLHPMTVVTIANARVHDLIGLICWQYTSEGREPKLNENVTAYCLHIAEDDGEVDTDFPPLDSNEPIHKFGFSTLALVEKYSSPGLASRQSLFVRINAAHGFSLIPVDSLKVTMKEILQKALKKRKGSQKGSGPMYRLEKQTEPNVSVDLDSTLESQSTLEFCLVRENSSRGEESSEEDPPIDITTVQDMLSSHHYKSFKISMIHKLRFTTDVQLGISGEKVEIDPVTNQKASTKFWIRQKPISIDSDHLCACDLVEERSPSHAIFKLTYLSNHDYKPLYFESDAATVNEIVLKVNYILESRASTSRAEYFAQKQRKLSRRTSFSFQKEKKSGQ from the exons ATGGCTTTCTTGGACAACCCAGCCATTATTCTGGCCCACATCAGGCAGTCTCATGTGACCAGTGATGATACGGGAATGTGTGAGATGGTACTAATAGACCAGGATGTGGATCTGGAGAAGTGCCAGCTGGCTCTGGTGCCTGGCAGCAGCTGTGGGTCAACAGGGTCGGAATCCCTGAGCGAGGGAGGCAGCAGCGTGACAGACAATCATGCCTGTGACCTCTCCCAGTCCATGGACATCACCTCCAGCTGGGACTTTGGCATCCGTCGGCGCTCCAACACAG CGCAAAGACTTGAAAGGTTAAGGAAAGAACGGCAGAACCAAatcaaatgtaaaaacattcaATGGAAAGAGAGGTCGTCCTCCCATTCAG TGGATGATCTGGGGTCCCTGTTTGAAAAACGGGACTATAAAGACCGGCCGCGGTCAACAGGTACCAAATCCACCCTTTCACTGCGGCTGGAGCAGTGTCCCCAGCAGCTCAACAACCCCTTCAATGAATACTCCAAATTTGATGGCAAG GGCCACATTGGCACAACGGCTACAAAGAAGATAGACGTCTACCTCTCAATGCAGATGGCTCAGGAGAAATTGCATCCGATGACAGTGGTGACCATCGCCAACGCCCGCGTCCACGACCTCATCGGCCTCATCTGTTGGCAGTACACAAGCGAGGGACGAGAACCCAAACTCAA TGAGAATGTGACCGCTTACTGCCTCCACATCGCTGAGGACGACGGCGAGGTGGACACGGACTTCCCTCCGCTGGACTCCAATGAGCCAATCCACAAGTTTGGTTTCAGCACTCTGGCCTTGGTGGAGAAATACTCCTCACCTGGCCTCGCCTCCAGACAGTCACTGTTTGTCAGAAT AAATGCTGCTCATGGTTTCTCTTTAATTCCTGTGGACAGTCTGAAAGTAACCATGAAGGAAATTCTCCAGAAAGCACTCAAGAAGAGGAAAGGCTCACAGAAAGGCTCAG GGCCCATGTATCGCCTGGAGAAGCAGACGGAGCCAAACGTCTCAGTAGACCTGGACTCGACACTGGAGAGCCAGAGCACCCTGGAGTTTTGCCTGGTCAGAGAAAACA GCTCCAGGGGCGAGGAAAGCTCAGAGGAAGACCCTCCTATTGACATCACCACAGTCCAAGACATGTTGAGCAGTCACCACTATAAGTCCTTCAAGATCAGTATGATCCACAAGCTGCGCTTCACCACAGATGTCCAACTAG GCATTTCAGGAGAGAAAGTGGAGATCGATCCCGTCACCAACCAGAAGGCCAGTACTAAGTTCTGGATTCGACAGAAACCCATCTCTATCGACTCGGACCACCTCTGTGCCTGTGACCTCGTAGAGGAGAGAAGCCCCA GTCATGCAATATTTAAGCTCACTTATCTCAGTAACCATGACTACAAGCCACTCTACTTTGAGTCTGATGCTGCTACCGTCAATGAAATAGTGCTAAAG gtgaactATATCCTGGAGTCGCGGGCCAGCACCTCTCGGGCTGAGTACTTTGCCCAGAAGCAGCGGAAACTGAGCCGCCGGACCAGCTTCAGCTTCCAGAAGGAGAAGAAGTCTGGCCAGTAG